A section of the Deinococcus taeanensis genome encodes:
- a CDS encoding penicillin acylase family protein, which yields MNTTPGSRPPRRRRSWARRAAGAALGALLVLGAAGGGGYAWLRVTSEPQRGGTVRLAGLSGRVQVTRDAWGVPHIRAQSDEDAVFALGFVHWQDRAWQMDFQRRVAQGRLAEVLGEAALPQDRFLRTWGFQRAARAALPALGERSRRLIRAYTAGVNAAQARGRTALEFRILGYTPEAWQDVDSLSWSKLMAFDLGGNYDKEVLNARVVRRLGSTGLDQVTAPYPQGAPTVLSPDEVGRQRPAGPAATSVTPALPDATVTALRAHLRAAEALGMQQVPGKGSNNWVIAGQRTRSGKPILADDPHLALTAPMLWYLADVQGGTLKAIGASIPGLPAIVIGRNERVAWGVTNVNPDVQDLYVEPAGTPLTERTEVIRVKGQPDVTLTVREAPHGPVISDAGAGDLGPRVALKWTALQPADTTMDAFIDLNYARNWAEFTQALSRYVAPSQNFVYADVEGNTGYYAPGRVPIRQGWDGSLPVPGDGTREWQGFVPFAQLPHTLNPADGLVVTANNPVLPRGTATALANTRNWAEPYRAQRITQLLTARPKLSVQDVKAAQLDTLSLVWRDFRGTLLGTTPGSSAARQALTQLSRWDGRVTVRSTPALIFEAWLMKLQDMARDELGDSTTMNSLSVLNQLRGGGELCADHGQGNCASLLTNTLDSALRDLQVRLGPDMTHWTYGQLHQVASAHRAFGKVRALAWLFNHRAPTPGGTNTVNVARPEHETFQQTHGPSYRQIVDLSDPDRSLYIGSLGQAGSPLAPHASDQMPRWIAGEYLPMSTRADDWGRTRTLTLQPDGAPQR from the coding sequence ATGAACACAACACCGGGAAGCAGGCCGCCGCGGCGGCGCAGGTCGTGGGCGCGCCGGGCGGCCGGCGCGGCGCTGGGGGCACTGCTGGTTCTGGGCGCGGCGGGCGGCGGGGGGTACGCGTGGCTGCGCGTCACGTCCGAACCGCAGCGTGGGGGGACTGTCCGCCTCGCGGGCCTGTCCGGCCGGGTGCAGGTGACGCGGGACGCGTGGGGCGTGCCGCACATTCGCGCGCAGTCGGATGAGGACGCCGTGTTCGCGCTGGGGTTCGTGCACTGGCAGGACCGGGCGTGGCAGATGGACTTTCAGCGGCGGGTCGCGCAGGGGCGCCTTGCGGAGGTGCTGGGCGAGGCGGCCCTGCCGCAGGACCGGTTTCTGCGCACCTGGGGGTTCCAGCGGGCGGCGCGCGCCGCACTCCCCGCGCTGGGTGAGCGCTCACGCCGCCTGATCCGGGCGTACACGGCGGGCGTGAATGCCGCGCAGGCGCGCGGGCGGACGGCACTGGAGTTCCGCATTCTGGGCTACACGCCGGAGGCGTGGCAGGACGTGGACAGCCTGTCGTGGAGCAAACTGATGGCCTTCGACCTGGGCGGCAACTACGACAAGGAAGTGCTGAACGCCCGTGTGGTCCGCCGCCTGGGCAGCACAGGACTGGATCAGGTGACGGCCCCGTACCCGCAGGGGGCGCCCACGGTCCTCAGTCCGGATGAGGTGGGGCGCCAGCGCCCCGCAGGGCCGGCGGCCACGTCGGTCACGCCGGCCCTGCCGGACGCCACCGTGACGGCCCTGCGGGCGCATCTGCGCGCTGCGGAGGCCCTGGGGATGCAGCAGGTGCCCGGCAAGGGCAGCAACAACTGGGTGATTGCCGGGCAGCGCACCAGGAGTGGGAAACCGATCCTGGCGGACGACCCGCACCTCGCGCTGACCGCCCCGATGCTGTGGTACCTCGCGGACGTTCAGGGCGGCACCCTGAAGGCCATCGGCGCGAGTATTCCGGGCCTGCCAGCCATCGTGATCGGCCGCAACGAACGGGTGGCGTGGGGCGTCACGAACGTGAACCCGGACGTGCAGGACCTGTACGTGGAGCCGGCAGGAACCCCACTGACCGAACGCACCGAGGTGATCCGCGTCAAAGGCCAGCCGGACGTGACCCTGACGGTCCGGGAAGCGCCGCACGGCCCGGTCATCAGTGACGCCGGCGCCGGTGACCTCGGGCCGCGCGTGGCCCTGAAGTGGACGGCGCTGCAACCCGCAGACACCACCATGGACGCCTTTATCGACCTGAACTACGCGCGCAACTGGGCAGAGTTCACCCAGGCCCTCTCCCGTTACGTGGCGCCCAGTCAGAACTTTGTGTACGCCGATGTGGAGGGAAACACCGGGTACTACGCGCCGGGCCGCGTGCCCATCCGGCAGGGCTGGGACGGCAGTCTGCCGGTGCCTGGCGACGGCACCCGCGAGTGGCAGGGCTTCGTGCCGTTCGCGCAGCTGCCCCACACCCTCAATCCTGCGGACGGTCTGGTGGTGACCGCGAACAACCCGGTGCTGCCCCGGGGCACTGCCACCGCGCTGGCCAACACCCGCAACTGGGCCGAACCGTACCGCGCGCAGCGCATCACGCAGCTGCTGACTGCCCGGCCGAAGCTGAGCGTGCAGGACGTGAAGGCCGCCCAGCTCGACACCCTGAGTCTCGTGTGGCGGGACTTCCGGGGCACCCTGCTGGGCACCACGCCCGGCAGCAGTGCGGCGCGGCAGGCCCTGACGCAGCTGAGCCGCTGGGACGGCCGCGTGACGGTCAGGAGTACCCCTGCCCTGATCTTCGAGGCGTGGCTGATGAAGCTTCAGGACATGGCGCGGGACGAACTGGGCGACAGCACCACCATGAACAGCCTGTCCGTGCTGAACCAGCTGCGCGGCGGCGGGGAACTGTGCGCCGATCACGGCCAGGGCAACTGCGCCTCACTGCTCACCAACACGCTCGACAGTGCACTCCGTGACCTGCAGGTCCGGCTGGGCCCCGACATGACGCACTGGACCTACGGGCAGCTGCACCAGGTGGCCAGCGCCCACCGCGCCTTCGGGAAGGTGCGGGCCCTGGCGTGGCTGTTCAACCACCGCGCCCCCACACCGGGCGGCACGAACACCGTGAACGTCGCCCGGCCCGAGCACGAGACGTTCCAGCAGACACACGGCCCCAGCTACCGCCAGATTGTGGATCTCAGCGACCCTGACCGCAGTCTGTACATCGGCAGTCTCGGACAGGCCGGCAGTCCCCTCGCGCCGCACGCCAGCGATCAGATGCCCCGCTGGATTGCCGGGGAGTACCTTCCCATGAGCACCCGCGCGGACGACTGGGGCCGCACGCGGACCCTGACCCTCCAGCCTGACGGCGCCCCGCAACGGTAA
- a CDS encoding 4-(cytidine 5'-diphospho)-2-C-methyl-D-erythritol kinase, producing the protein MTAPSSVTYFAPAKVNLGLSVRDLRSDGYHELHSLMVPLNVGDDLEIAPAGTLSLRVEGAALPTDERNLVFRAARAYLDAAGVAGGAAITLHKRLPLASGLGGGSSDAATTLMALARLYPAGVDLPALALQLGADVPFFLLGRAALAAGVGEVLSPTPVPRVALVLLNPGVPVSAGDAYAWLDAEETFTPALDVEGILAALTNGRPVPYLNALQGPVAARHAPIRAALAALEAAGLHSPLMSGSGSTCFAVARHAAHAEEVAHALARRFPDWWVSAAQTL; encoded by the coding sequence ATGACCGCGCCTTCTTCCGTGACGTACTTCGCGCCGGCCAAGGTGAACCTGGGCCTCAGCGTCCGCGACCTGCGCTCGGACGGGTACCACGAACTGCACTCACTGATGGTGCCGCTGAACGTCGGTGATGACCTGGAGATCGCCCCGGCCGGCACCCTCAGCCTGAGGGTGGAGGGCGCCGCCCTGCCCACCGACGAACGCAACCTGGTGTTCCGCGCCGCGCGCGCGTACCTGGACGCCGCCGGCGTGGCGGGGGGCGCGGCCATCACCCTGCACAAGCGCCTGCCGCTGGCCTCCGGGCTGGGCGGGGGCAGCAGCGACGCCGCCACCACCCTGATGGCCCTGGCGCGCCTGTACCCGGCGGGCGTGGATCTGCCGGCGCTGGCCCTGCAACTGGGCGCGGACGTGCCGTTCTTTCTGCTGGGCCGCGCGGCGCTGGCCGCCGGGGTGGGGGAGGTGCTCTCCCCTACCCCGGTGCCGCGCGTGGCGCTGGTGCTGCTGAACCCAGGGGTGCCGGTCAGCGCCGGCGACGCCTACGCCTGGCTGGACGCCGAGGAGACCTTCACGCCCGCGCTGGACGTGGAGGGCATCCTGGCGGCCCTCACGAACGGTCGGCCGGTGCCGTACCTGAACGCCCTGCAGGGTCCGGTCGCGGCCCGGCACGCGCCGATCCGGGCGGCCCTCGCGGCGCTGGAGGCGGCGGGGCTGCACTCGCCGCTGATGAGCGGGTCGGGCAGCACGTGCTTCGCCGTGGCGCGCCACGCGGCGCACGCCGAGGAGGTCGCGCACGCGCTCGCGCGGCGCTTTCCGGACTGGTGGGTGAGCGCCGCCCAGACGCTCTGA
- a CDS encoding single-stranded DNA-binding protein — MAEPHRVRDALRSSMTAWATLTVRGDQAHVALAPDLDVLASQLDAIDPGWSLGWHCDHLDPPVVRARLSVLGATREGLATAHTLQDAKLAALADLARTYGVTPSSESLWVEYDPEDGANTSELETDAPAPRPLSRPLPPEAPRDPQMEKARRHIEDLLEQLKVAGKGGDAARILMRGYGETLEESRAIYKELHSLLKT; from the coding sequence ATGGCCGAACCTCACCGCGTGCGCGACGCCCTGCGCTCCAGCATGACCGCCTGGGCGACCCTGACCGTCCGGGGGGACCAGGCCCACGTGGCCCTCGCCCCTGACCTTGACGTCCTCGCCTCGCAGCTTGACGCGATCGACCCCGGCTGGAGCCTCGGCTGGCACTGCGATCACCTTGACCCGCCGGTCGTCCGCGCGCGCCTGAGCGTGCTGGGTGCCACACGCGAGGGCCTCGCCACCGCGCACACCCTTCAGGACGCCAAGCTTGCTGCGCTGGCCGACCTTGCCCGCACGTATGGCGTGACGCCCAGCAGCGAGTCCCTGTGGGTTGAATACGACCCGGAGGACGGCGCGAACACCAGCGAACTGGAAACCGACGCGCCCGCCCCCCGGCCACTGAGCCGCCCCCTTCCCCCGGAGGCGCCCCGCGACCCCCAGATGGAAAAAGCCCGCCGCCACATTGAGGATCTGCTGGAGCAGCTGAAAGTGGCCGGCAAGGGCGGGGACGCCGCGCGCATCCTCATGCGCGGGTACGGCGAAACCCTTGAGGAAAGCCGCGCCATCTACAAGGAACTGCACTCCCTGCTGAAAACCTGA
- the ispD gene encoding 2-C-methyl-D-erythritol 4-phosphate cytidylyltransferase, producing the protein MRVAALIPAAGAGTRLGLGPKAFVEVAGRSLLGRSAAALVPHVDEVLVALPAGLRLPDDVPARAVTGGATRQASVRALLQATEADVVLVHDAARPFLPGGVVQAVIAAAAEVGAATAALPVADTLVRAHGAAWGHLTPREGLWAVQTPQGFRRAALLAAHEAALADDFAATDDAGLIARAGGEVRLVPGDARLFKVTTPGDLHLARALAPVWDAGAS; encoded by the coding sequence GTGAGGGTCGCGGCACTGATTCCGGCGGCGGGAGCGGGCACGCGGCTGGGCCTGGGCCCGAAGGCGTTTGTGGAGGTCGCCGGGCGCAGCCTGCTGGGCCGCAGCGCAGCGGCGCTCGTGCCGCATGTGGATGAGGTGCTTGTGGCGCTGCCGGCTGGGCTGCGCCTGCCGGACGACGTGCCGGCCCGTGCCGTCACGGGCGGAGCCACGCGGCAGGCGTCCGTGCGGGCGCTGCTGCAGGCCACGGAGGCGGACGTGGTGCTCGTGCATGACGCGGCGCGGCCTTTCCTGCCGGGCGGAGTGGTGCAGGCCGTGATTGCCGCCGCCGCTGAGGTGGGCGCAGCGACGGCGGCGCTCCCGGTGGCCGATACGCTGGTCCGCGCCCACGGGGCGGCCTGGGGGCACCTCACGCCGCGTGAGGGCCTGTGGGCCGTGCAGACGCCGCAGGGTTTCCGGCGGGCGGCGCTGCTCGCGGCGCACGAGGCGGCCCTCGCCGACGACTTCGCCGCGACGGACGACGCGGGCCTGATCGCCCGCGCGGGCGGAGAGGTGCGCCTGGTGCCGGGGGACGCCCGCCTGTTCAAGGTGACCACGCCCGGCGACCTGCATCTCGCCCGGGCCCTGGCCCCGGTATGGGATGCTGGGGCGTCATGA